A DNA window from Spirochaetales bacterium contains the following coding sequences:
- a CDS encoding substrate-binding domain-containing protein, whose amino-acid sequence MSTTNSRRLTAGFAIDWTVSAYHMTLIKGTTDAARDYDVNEIIYIGGNLTAATQLEMNKNIIYNYITSDLINGLLISAATIKRFSSRDEMSKFCYQFSPFPIVTIAEEIKGIPCVETDNTTGIRDMLFHLIHDHKYRRFAFIKGTKGNTDAEQRFQVFEKILADEGLELDEELVFEGSFIFESGVEAMNKLLDGKKLDCDVIFAANDQMARGAISCLQQHHYKVPGDIAVVGFDNEEICEFLSIPLTTVEQPIYQQGYKAMELLVSLMKGEKAPDRISLPTRFIRRASCGCTDTRETRYFSKPVPKKKTSKNAAGIMMTDIVTRINKTFKITDPEEKKEIKKMIQALATSIEKEEEDDFLDEVDRLLSYPLSFIRKGYSIKQMFSIIRERVIDEAGDDERRRSFLHHILEQASLSFAEQFERDIRYFQIVEEREINFLRENIEELVAFLDRDNLTNALTQYLPTIGIQSCFLSIYEEEAVGEYPVLSRLILAFNEKGRIRIEKDGRLFPTKKLTPEGLLPSARRFTITVEDLFFGQTQLGLCLFEFTQQDTSLWELARREFVLVALKAAMYVQVVQRNYLTYEKKVNARTEALSKANELLARLYEERKKAEAEVRLLNEELEKRVQERTSELEKANFQLQDTLKRLKTAQSKLVQSEKMAALGGLVAGIAHEINTPIGIGVTAASHLDKITKELSTLYQNQKLKRSDLEHYFTTSTEASSLILSNMKRAYDLIRSFKKIAVDQSSEEKRRFNVREYCEEVILSLKPKLKKTEHTISLQIDKNLEIYSYPGAFSQILTNFILNSLIHGFFGKDKGKIIVKASLFKEMFFFRYFDNGKGIPRSVQKKIFDPFFTTSRAQGGTGLGLHLVYNIVTQTLRGTIRCKSYPSYGALFIISIPYKEVDPRLYGNMDNNT is encoded by the coding sequence ATGAGTACAACAAATTCAAGACGCCTTACTGCCGGTTTCGCGATTGACTGGACCGTCAGTGCCTATCATATGACCTTGATCAAAGGGACAACGGACGCCGCCCGCGACTACGATGTGAATGAAATCATCTACATCGGGGGGAATCTCACCGCAGCAACCCAGTTGGAAATGAACAAAAACATCATTTATAACTATATCACCAGCGACCTGATCAACGGTCTTCTTATCTCGGCCGCCACGATCAAACGTTTTTCATCCCGTGATGAAATGAGCAAATTCTGTTACCAGTTTTCGCCGTTTCCCATTGTGACCATTGCGGAGGAAATCAAGGGCATTCCCTGTGTTGAAACGGATAATACTACCGGCATCCGGGACATGTTATTTCATCTCATCCACGACCACAAATACAGGCGGTTCGCCTTTATCAAGGGAACGAAAGGCAATACCGATGCGGAACAGCGTTTTCAGGTGTTTGAGAAAATACTTGCCGATGAAGGGCTGGAACTGGATGAAGAGTTGGTATTTGAGGGGAGTTTCATTTTCGAATCGGGCGTCGAGGCAATGAACAAACTGCTTGACGGAAAAAAACTCGACTGCGACGTCATTTTCGCCGCAAACGATCAGATGGCGCGCGGCGCCATTTCATGCCTTCAGCAGCACCATTATAAAGTACCAGGGGACATTGCCGTTGTCGGATTCGATAACGAAGAAATATGCGAGTTTCTCTCCATTCCCCTCACAACCGTCGAACAGCCCATCTATCAACAGGGCTATAAGGCCATGGAATTACTCGTCTCGCTCATGAAGGGCGAAAAAGCTCCCGACCGCATCAGCCTTCCGACACGCTTCATCCGCAGGGCTTCATGCGGTTGTACCGATACCCGGGAAACCAGATATTTCAGTAAACCCGTCCCGAAAAAAAAGACTTCCAAAAACGCTGCCGGTATCATGATGACCGACATTGTCACCCGCATCAACAAAACATTCAAAATCACCGATCCGGAAGAAAAAAAAGAAATCAAGAAGATGATACAGGCGCTCGCAACGTCGATTGAAAAAGAAGAAGAAGATGACTTTCTTGATGAAGTCGACAGGCTGCTTTCCTATCCGCTCTCTTTTATACGGAAAGGATATTCAATCAAACAGATGTTCTCGATCATAAGGGAAAGAGTAATCGATGAAGCGGGCGATGACGAACGAAGGCGTTCCTTTTTGCATCACATCCTCGAACAGGCGAGTCTTTCATTTGCCGAACAATTCGAGCGGGATATCCGTTATTTTCAGATTGTGGAAGAACGGGAGATCAATTTTCTGCGGGAAAATATCGAGGAACTCGTCGCATTTCTGGACAGGGACAATCTCACCAACGCACTCACACAGTATCTTCCGACCATCGGTATTCAATCGTGTTTTCTTTCGATATATGAGGAAGAAGCGGTCGGCGAGTATCCGGTTCTGTCTCGTCTCATTCTCGCCTTTAATGAAAAAGGACGGATCAGAATAGAAAAGGACGGGAGGTTGTTTCCCACCAAGAAACTGACTCCCGAAGGCCTTCTTCCTTCCGCCCGCCGTTTTACGATTACAGTCGAGGACCTCTTTTTCGGACAGACACAACTCGGACTCTGTCTTTTCGAGTTTACCCAGCAGGATACCTCTTTATGGGAACTTGCCAGAAGGGAATTCGTTCTCGTCGCACTCAAGGCGGCCATGTACGTCCAGGTGGTTCAAAGGAACTATCTCACCTATGAAAAAAAGGTCAACGCACGAACTGAAGCCCTCTCAAAGGCAAATGAACTTTTGGCACGACTTTACGAGGAAAGGAAAAAAGCGGAGGCGGAAGTAAGGCTGCTTAATGAAGAACTTGAAAAGCGAGTGCAGGAAAGAACGTCAGAACTTGAAAAGGCGAATTTTCAGTTACAGGATACACTCAAGAGACTCAAAACAGCCCAATCAAAGCTCGTCCAGTCAGAGAAAATGGCCGCCCTGGGGGGGCTTGTCGCAGGAATTGCCCATGAAATCAATACACCGATTGGTATCGGGGTTACGGCCGCTTCGCATCTGGATAAAATAACAAAGGAGCTTTCGACGCTCTATCAAAATCAGAAACTCAAGAGGTCCGATCTCGAACACTATTTCACCACATCGACGGAAGCATCCTCCCTCATCCTTTCAAATATGAAACGTGCCTACGATCTTATTCGCAGCTTCAAAAAAATCGCCGTGGATCAATCGAGTGAAGAAAAAAGACGATTCAATGTAAGGGAATATTGTGAAGAGGTCATTTTGAGCCTCAAACCTAAATTGAAAAAAACAGAACACACCATAAGTCTACAAATCGACAAAAACCTAGAAATATACAGTTATCCAGGGGCATTTTCTCAGATACTCACCAATTTTATCCTTAACTCACTCATCCATGGTTTTTTCGGTAAAGATAAAGGAAAAATTATCGTCAAGGCATCCCTTTTCAAGGAGATGTTTTTTTTCAGGTATTTCGATAATGGAAAGGGAATCCCCCGATCGGTTCAAAAGAAAATATTCGACCCTTTTTTCACCACAAGCAGGGCCCAGGGGGGAACCGGACTCGGTCTTCATCTTGTTTACAATATCGTGACACAGACGCTTCGCGGCACGATACGATGTAAAAGTTATCCCTCTTACGGCGCCCTTTTTATTATTTCAATTCCCTACAAAGAAGTCGATCCACGGTTGTACGGGAATATGGACAACAACACCTGA
- the hflC gene encoding protease modulator HflC, translated as MMKNILIFLGVIIIICLIGAAFTLYIVEEGEQAVLLRFGKIVDIQTNAGLKYKIPFVDDIRIYPKKLLSWDGAPQEITTEQTEAQFIVVNTTARWYIRDPRKFYESLGTINEAMKKLDDIIDSSVRTVINGNLLTEAIRNTQTPLTFSPSDFLNLHSLIIKLKTKSDPASAHIASLLPADVAQMITGYKGAEETVSQPFIQALVSAFNILLKRSDLYDKESFADVQIIEHTRSLFNKETLTTDEQMTLNRLLLEAAFSHEIAISPVKKGRSVLSAEMLTSARDKMFERDKTTGKILIDENGKPLDQFGIELKDIVIRQIHYSEQLRESVYNRMIQERNQIAEKTRAEGQAEKEKILGELDREVKRLNSEGKMEAERIKGEADAYVTKVYADSYTKNPEFFKLWRTLESYKSILPNFKKTFSTDADYFNYLYKSRGR; from the coding sequence ATGATGAAAAATATATTGATCTTTTTGGGAGTCATCATCATTATATGTCTTATCGGGGCGGCGTTTACTTTATATATTGTCGAAGAGGGCGAGCAAGCCGTTCTTCTTCGTTTCGGCAAAATCGTTGATATCCAGACAAATGCCGGACTCAAATATAAAATTCCTTTTGTCGACGATATCAGGATATATCCAAAAAAGCTTCTCTCATGGGACGGCGCTCCGCAGGAAATCACCACGGAGCAGACGGAAGCGCAGTTTATCGTGGTCAATACCACAGCGCGGTGGTATATCAGAGACCCCAGGAAGTTTTACGAATCCCTGGGCACGATCAATGAAGCCATGAAGAAACTCGACGACATTATCGACTCGTCCGTCCGTACCGTTATCAACGGGAATCTCCTGACGGAAGCGATCCGGAACACGCAAACACCACTCACCTTCTCCCCGTCGGACTTTCTCAACCTTCATTCGCTTATTATAAAGCTAAAGACGAAAAGCGACCCTGCTTCGGCGCACATCGCTTCCCTGCTTCCGGCCGATGTAGCACAGATGATCACAGGCTACAAGGGAGCCGAAGAGACGGTATCACAGCCATTTATTCAGGCACTTGTTTCCGCGTTCAATATACTCCTCAAAAGATCCGATCTCTATGACAAGGAATCTTTTGCCGATGTGCAGATAATAGAACACACCAGGTCGCTTTTCAACAAGGAAACACTTACCACGGATGAGCAGATGACGCTGAACAGGCTGCTGCTGGAAGCGGCGTTTTCCCACGAAATTGCGATAAGCCCGGTCAAGAAGGGGAGAAGCGTTCTTTCCGCGGAAATGCTCACTTCGGCGCGCGACAAGATGTTTGAACGGGATAAGACAACGGGAAAGATCCTTATCGATGAAAACGGCAAGCCATTGGACCAGTTTGGTATCGAACTGAAGGATATCGTGATCAGGCAGATTCATTATTCGGAACAGCTTCGGGAAAGCGTCTACAACAGGATGATTCAGGAGAGAAACCAGATTGCCGAAAAGACAAGGGCGGAAGGACAGGCGGAAAAGGAAAAGATACTCGGAGAACTCGACCGTGAAGTGAAACGGCTCAATTCCGAAGGGAAAATGGAAGCGGAGCGGATCAAGGGTGAGGCGGACGCGTACGTAACAAAGGTCTATGCAGATTCATACACAAAGAACCCGGAGTTCTTCAAGTTGTGGCGAACACTCGAATCCTACAAATCGATCCTTCCCAATTTCAAAAAGACATTTTCTACGGACGCGGACTATTTCAATTATCTCTACAAATCCCGTGGACGTTAA
- the hflK gene encoding FtsH protease activity modulator HflK, whose amino-acid sequence MAIRNVTPVKLPFKVTPVIVVIAVIVILALIAASTGIYQVGAEETAVILFLGKKKDGTVGPGLHFKLPFGIEQNYNVLTKRIITQEFGFRTKKVGLETQYAENYPDESEMLSSDKNIVDIQFIIHYQIDDPVAWIINVQHLVKDDYAEGGVRVEKNLRNERDLWYEKTIRDLSQSVINMQIGDRNIRQIIGSETERNKIQIETRDMLNTVFVDYEMGVKVTEVALRNTLPPKGKVRDAFENVNKADQDKERYINEGYEAYNKAVEEAKGTKNRMIEEATGYSIQRKNIANGDISRFNAVLEEYRKAPDITRERLYIEMFESVFGGESDTDLIDRNLKNFIPFKSIENAKQGGE is encoded by the coding sequence ATGGCTATACGAAATGTGACGCCAGTCAAGCTTCCGTTCAAGGTAACCCCGGTCATCGTCGTGATTGCCGTTATCGTTATCCTGGCGCTTATCGCCGCATCCACGGGAATCTATCAGGTGGGCGCGGAAGAAACAGCGGTGATCCTCTTCCTCGGGAAAAAGAAGGACGGCACGGTCGGCCCGGGCCTTCATTTCAAACTTCCGTTTGGCATCGAGCAGAATTACAATGTGCTCACAAAGAGGATAATTACCCAGGAGTTCGGTTTCAGAACAAAAAAGGTGGGATTAGAAACTCAATACGCCGAGAATTATCCGGATGAATCAGAAATGCTTTCGAGTGACAAGAATATCGTCGATATCCAGTTCATCATACATTACCAGATCGACGATCCCGTTGCTTGGATCATCAATGTCCAGCACCTTGTCAAGGACGACTATGCCGAGGGGGGGGTCAGGGTGGAGAAAAATCTCCGCAATGAACGGGATCTCTGGTATGAAAAAACAATCCGCGATCTTTCTCAATCAGTCATCAATATGCAGATCGGTGACAGAAACATACGCCAGATCATCGGGAGTGAAACAGAAAGAAACAAGATACAGATAGAAACCCGCGATATGCTGAATACCGTATTCGTCGATTACGAGATGGGGGTAAAGGTAACGGAGGTTGCATTGCGTAACACGCTCCCGCCAAAAGGAAAGGTGAGAGATGCATTCGAGAATGTGAACAAAGCGGATCAGGATAAAGAAAGATACATCAATGAAGGGTATGAGGCGTACAACAAGGCGGTCGAGGAAGCGAAAGGAACGAAAAACAGGATGATCGAAGAGGCGACCGGTTATTCGATCCAGCGAAAGAATATCGCAAACGGTGACATTTCCAGGTTCAATGCGGTACTCGAGGAATACAGAAAAGCCCCGGATATTACACGCGAACGGCTTTACATCGAGATGTTTGAAAGCGTGTTCGGGGGTGAATCCGATACCGATCTCATCGACCGGAACCTGAAAAACTTTATTCCCTTTAAATCGATCGAAAACGCTAAACAGGGAGGTGAATGA